A stretch of the Longimicrobiales bacterium genome encodes the following:
- a CDS encoding GvpL/GvpF family gas vesicle protein: MENQAEQSQDYAAPSSNDEGKYVYCIIKSAEERDFGPIGIGEGGNRVYTVHHRDLAAIVSDTPIRIYDPTRENVLAHELVNETVMREHTVIPMSFGTIFRTRDDIIELLKSTYRAFDDVLEKMNDKIEFGLKVLWDRDKVISRLEESDEEIRRLKDEITGNAQSSTYFARMQLGRLIEGALENSANGYVVDIHESLKPVAVASRSNKPIGDRMIMNAAYLVERSREQEFDEAVKALSSKYEDQLSFKYTGPWPPYNFVNIKLRLERADA, translated from the coding sequence ATGGAAAACCAGGCTGAACAGAGCCAGGACTACGCTGCCCCTTCCTCCAATGACGAGGGCAAGTACGTCTATTGTATCATCAAGTCCGCGGAAGAGCGCGATTTCGGCCCGATCGGGATCGGTGAAGGCGGGAATCGCGTCTATACCGTGCACCACCGCGACCTGGCCGCGATCGTCAGCGACACACCGATCCGCATCTACGATCCGACCCGGGAGAACGTCCTCGCGCACGAGCTCGTCAATGAGACGGTCATGCGCGAGCATACGGTCATCCCGATGTCGTTCGGCACGATCTTCCGCACGCGCGACGACATCATCGAGCTGCTGAAGTCGACGTACCGTGCGTTCGACGACGTGCTCGAGAAGATGAACGACAAGATCGAGTTCGGCCTGAAGGTGCTCTGGGACCGGGACAAGGTAATCTCCCGGCTGGAGGAGAGCGACGAGGAGATCCGCCGGCTCAAGGACGAGATCACCGGAAACGCCCAGAGCTCCACCTACTTCGCCAGGATGCAGCTCGGTCGCCTGATCGAGGGCGCACTGGAGAACAGCGCGAACGGCTACGTGGTGGACATCCACGAGTCGCTGAAGCCGGTGGCGGTCGCGAGCCGGTCCAACAAGCCGATCGGCGACCGGATGATCATGAACGCGGCCTACCTGGTCGAGCGCTCGCGCGAGCAGGAGTTCGATGAGGCCGTGAAGGCGCTCAGCAGCAAGTACGAGGACCAGCTCTCCTTCAAGTACACGGGCCCCTGGCCGCCGTACAACTTCGTCAACATCAAGCTGCGCCTCGAACGCGCGGATGCCTGA
- a CDS encoding gas vesicle protein GvpG, producing MGLLKHLLFWPYTGPRFLTEFALNQVEGVVREELTDDSAVKAELLELQLQLELGDIDDDEYVAREAVLMQRLREIRDWRERLGMGVSGGPVRVQRDPAEEGAAGDVRTDPGTGATAAGGEPGEDGPQVADPRGGVDIDLNLDWE from the coding sequence ATGGGGCTCCTCAAGCACCTCCTGTTCTGGCCCTACACGGGACCCAGGTTCCTGACGGAGTTCGCGCTCAACCAGGTCGAGGGGGTGGTACGCGAGGAGCTGACCGACGACTCCGCCGTCAAGGCGGAGCTGCTCGAGCTCCAGCTCCAGCTCGAGTTGGGCGACATCGACGACGACGAGTACGTCGCCCGCGAGGCCGTCCTGATGCAGCGGCTGCGCGAGATCCGGGACTGGCGCGAACGGCTGGGGATGGGCGTGTCCGGCGGCCCCGTCCGTGTCCAGCGCGACCCCGCGGAAGAGGGCGCGGCGGGCGACGTCCGGACGGACCCCGGCACCGGCGCGACCGCGGCCGGCGGAGAGCCGGGCGAAGACGGCCCCCAGGTGGCGGACCCGCGCGGCGGCGTCGACATCGATCTGAATCTGGACTGGGAGTAG